Within Mongoliitalea daihaiensis, the genomic segment TTTCTGCAATTTCTCTTTTAACTATACAGGTTTTCTTTTCACCTAAATAATGTACCCCTGAACGAAGCCTATTCAAGTTACTCAACTCCAAACTATCAAAATCAGCGATCCTCAACTCTCCAAAACTACGTTCCAAAGCTAATGCAATAGCAACACTCTGACCTACGGACAGCCCAACTACACCAATTTTCTTTTGAGAGAGCTCAGCTTGCTCTTCTGCTGTAATTTTATATTTGTTACGAACGGTCCTAACTTCAGCAAAATCCTCTTCGGGTAATATGTGAACCAATATATTTCTCCAAGGATAATAAACCCAACTACCGTAAAAATCCCCACCCCTTTCAGTCAAGAACTCCCTCGCTAATTCATCCATTTCCAAGGGTTTAATTTGTTTGGTGGGATTTTTAAGCTTTATTAAGTCTTTGATTTGGGATAAAATAGGATCATGAATCCGTACCAATGAATTGTTTTTTAACAGTGAAAAATATGTTAAATCATCTTTTTCCTGTAATTTTAGAACTATATGGCACGTATTTTCTATTTTAGTTGAATATTCCTTTACTAGCATGGTATAATTTTCGATGGGTGAGGCGAATAGTAAATTTACATGAAGTGATGTAAATTTATTTGTTAACAATTAAAATAATTTATCGGTTTTACTAAAATGAATTAAAATACAGTTTTAACTAGCTGATTTTGATTAAAATCACAAAAAAGATTTCGTTAACTGTTAAAAATCTTTATGACTGCTCCTGAAAAAATATCGATTCTTTATGTAGATGATGAGATGCACAATCTTCAGGCTTTCAAGGCTACATTTAGAAGGGATTTTAAAATCCATTTGGCTAACTCCGCTGATGAAGGAAGGTCTGTTTTGAAGAACGAATCCATAGATATCATCATCACCGATCAACGCATGCCCAATGAAGTAGGGGTTGAATTTTTAGCTTCCGTCATCCCTTCACATCCCGACCCCATTAGGATTTTACTCACAGGATATACAGATATCCAAGCTGTAATCGATGCTATCAACAAAGGACAAGTCTACCATTACCTAACCAAACCTTGGGATGAAGATTATATGAGAACTGTCATCAAAAATGCATTTGAGGTATATTCCCTTCGAAAAGAAAATAAAAAACTCACCGAAGATTTGCTTCGTGCCAATGAGCAGTTAGAATTTTTACTGCGCCAAAACCTATTATCTTAAAAGCGAGCAGCCAACAAGAGTTGTAGTTCCTTATGCGTCATACCGAATTTTCTGGCTAAATGAGCATTTGTCAAGCTTCCACGGTAGGTGTATACACCTTTCATAAACCATTTGTAATTAAATACCATTTCCTCTGCACCTCCCAAATCTGCCATTTGAAGAATAATCGGTGTAAAAATATTACTCAGTGAAAATGACGCTGTACGAGCAACTCTTGAAGCTATATTCGGTACACAATAGTGAATTACATCGTGTTTGACATAGACAGGATTATCATGAGATGTCATTGAAGCCGTTTCTACGCAGCCCCCTTGATCGATGCTGACGTCAATAATTATGCTACCTGGATTCATCCCTGCCACCATTTCCTCCGTAATGACAATCATATTTCTACCCTTTTCTGCACGAAGAGCTCCAATGACTACATCAGCACTCTTTAACTCCTCAGCTAGGGTATAGTTATCAATAGTAGAAGTATAGATTTGTTGCCCTAGCAATTGCTTGATTCTTCTGAGCTTGTATAGATGGTTATCAAATACTTTTATATTAGCTCCCAATCCCAAGCCCGTTCTAGCCGCATATTCTGCTACTGTACCAGCACCAATAATCACTACCTTGGTGGGTGGCACTCCGGTAATGCCTCCAAGCAAAAGTCCCTTTCCTGCACTTACAGAACTCAAATACTCTGCTGCTATAAGCATTACTGTAGAACCAGCAATCTCACTCATGGCGCGCACTACTGGCATTCCTCCAACCTTATCTTCTAAATTTTCAAAAGCGACTGCGGTTATTTTTTTTGCATTTAGTGCATGGATGAAAGAAGCCTCCTGCTTTCCTAGCTGTAACGCAGAAATCAAACATGACCCCACGCGCATGTAGTCTATTTCCTCCTCGGAAGGAGGCTCTACTTTAAGGACAACCTCTGCATCAAAAACTTCTTTGGGAGAATAGACAACTTTAGCGCCTGCATCAGAATAATCCTTGTCAGTGAATTTAGAATCATTGCCAGCACCCGATTCCACGAGTACTTGTTGACCATTATTGATCAGTAAGGCAACTGCATCTGGTGTTAAAACTACTCGTTTTTCTTGTGCAGATCTTTCGAGCGGAATACCGATAACCAATGAATTATTTCGAGTTTTAACCTTTGCTTTGGCTTCCTGTGTAAATACAGCTGTATCTGATATCTCAACCATGTTTTTGTCCCTTGATGACTCGGTTTAAGTGGATTTCCCGTTTCCCTGCACTATCCACTGACAGCTCGATCAACACAAAATCCTCTGGCAAATAATGTGGAATTTTCTCTGCCCATTCTAACCAACAATAATTTCCGCTGTAAAAATACTCATCTATACCGATATCCAATACTTCTTCCTCCTCATTAATCCTATAAAAATCAAAATGATAAAAAACCGCACCCTCCTCATTGCCATACTCATTGACTAAACCAAAGGTAGGACTTGACACATTATCAAGCACTCCAAAGAGCCTTGCAATTGCTTTAATCAACGTTGTTTTACCAGCTCCCATAGGCCCTTTAAACACCCAAACAGGCATGTCTTCCGCGTACAGTTTTACCTGTCGAGCGACCTCTTCTAGTGCTGACAACTCGTAAGTATCAATGCGATTCAATTCCAAATTAATTTATCTTAGGTTTTAAATGGGCCAAAGGAATAATCATCTCCTCTAAGGATACCCCCCCATGCTGGAAGGTATCTTTATAAAAGTTGACGTAGTAATTGTAATTATTTGGATATGCAAAGAAATAATCTTCTACTGCAAAAACATAGCTTGTGGACACATTAAAACGTGGAAGTTTGGCATCTTCTGGCTTGTTGATCTCAAATACCTTACCGCTTTCAAAATTTAAATTTTTCCCCTGCTTATACCTTAAATTCGTAGTAATAGTTTTATCCCCGATGATTTTGTAGGGCTTGTTGACTCTTTTTGTGCCATGATCGGTTGTTACAATGACTTCTGCTTTAGCATCGTTGATCTTTTTAAACATTTCGAATAAGGTTGAATGCTCAAACCAACTTCTCGTGAGCGAACGGTAAGCCGATTCATTAGGGGCCAACTCGCGGATCATTTTCATATCCGTGCGTGCGTGAGACATCATATCCACAAAGTTATAGACCAATACATTCAAATCATTATGTAAAAAATTATTAAAGTGCTCTAAGGCATTTTTCCCTTGGTAGGCTTGCAGAATCTTGGTGTAGCTAAATCTAATATTAAGCCTATTCTTGTGGAGATTTTCGGCCAAAAATTCCTCTTCATTATTGTTTTTCCCTTCATCGGTATCCTCTCCTTCCCACAGATCCGGATGGAATCGAGCCATCTCAGATGGCATCATACCACTGAACAAAGAATTTCTTGCATAGGCCGTAGTCGTAGGAAGAATACTGAAATAAGAAGTCTCTTCTTTAATCGTGAAATACTCCGTAATCAAGGGTTTTAGTATTTCCCATTGATCCAATCGAAGATTGTCAATTACAATGAAAAATAAAGGTTTACCTTCTTGCAAGTGAGGAAACACTTTTTCTTTCATAACTCTGGGACTAAGCAAAGGTTTATCGATTTTCGGATCATTCAACCAGTCCAAATAATTGGTTTTGATAAACTTAGCAAAGGAACCATTGGCCTCTATCTTTTGAGTATCCAGTACATCCTGCATACTTTTATTTTCAGTTTCATCAATCTCCAATTCCCAATAAGTCAGTCTCTTATAAACATCCATCCATTCTTTATGGGTGGAGGCATCATTGCAAGCCATGCTAATATTCATGAAATCCTGTCGGTAGGATAGATTGGTTTTCTCCGTAATCAGCTGTTTGTTTTGAAGAATTTTCTTGACCGAAAGAAGGATTTGATTTGGATTAATAGGTTTGATAAGGTAGTCTGCGATCTTTCCTCCGATCGCATCATCCATGATATGCTCTTCCTCACTTTTGGTAATCATTACTACCGGTATATGAGGTTTGATCATTTTGATGTGCTGCAATGTTTCCAAGCCGGTCATACCTGGCATCATTTCATCCAAAAATATTACATCAAATGATTGCAACTCTACTTCATCGATCGCATCTACACCCGAATTAACTGTCACAATTTCATAACCCCTTTGTTGAAGAAACAAAATATGAGGTTTCAGGAGATCTATTTCGTCATCTGCCCAAAGGATTTTAAATTTTTGCATAAAATTCGGTTTAATTCTTTTAAAATTATAATTACTTTTGGAATCAATCAAATGTCAGCGACATTGAAAAGCAGAAAGATTCTTAATGACCCTGTGTATGGGTTTATTACCATCCCCAGTGAGTTGATTTTTTCTATCATAGATCATCCCTTCTTTCAAAGGTTACGTCGGATCAGGCAATTAGGTTTGACAGACTTTGTATACCCAGGAGCACTGCATACCCGATTTCACCATGCCTTGGGCGCCATGCACTTGATGAGTATCACGCTGGAAAATCTACGGTACAAAGGTCATGAAATTTCGGAAGAAGAGTTTGAGGCTGCCCTCATTGCCATTCTCTTACACGACATTGGGCATGGACCCTTTTCACATGCTTTGGAATACAGTCTACTCAAAAACATTCCTCATGAGCGATTATCAATATTGATCATGGAAGAGTTGAATAGGCAATTCCACGGAAAGCTCAATTTAGCTCTTAAAATTTTCAATAATCAGTATGAACGGAAATTTTTCCATCAATTAGTTTCTTCTCAACTGGATATCGACCGCCTTGACTACTTACAACGAGATTGCTTTTTTACGGGTGTTTCGGAAGGAACCATCGGTGCAGATCGCATCATCAAGATGATGGATATCAAAAACGATCAACTGGTAGTAGAAGAGAAAGGACTTTACAGTATTGAGAATTTTCTATCCGCTAGGAGGCTGATGTATTGGCAGGTATATCTTCACAAGACAACAGTCAGTGCCGAGAAAATGCTCATCAACCTTGTATTGAGAGCAAAATATGTGCAACAAAACCGGGGAAATCTTCGGGCTACGGATGAATTGATTCATTTTCTATCCCATGATTTTACTTTAAAGGATTTTGAACATTCTACGGAATTATTAAAGCTGTTTTTATCTTTGGATGATTTTGATATTTGGGGAGGCATCAAGTTGTGGAAAAATGAGAGTGATTACATTTTAAAAAGTATTTCGAAGATGTTTCTAGAGCGGAAGCTATTTAAAATAAATCTCAGAAATGAAGAATACCTCCCCGAAGAAATTGAAGAAGCGGGTACAAAAACAATGAAAAAGTTAGGAATCGAAGTATCTGACCTTCCATACTTTTTCACATATGGGAGTATCAGCAATAATGCCTACTTAACGAAAGAAAAAATCCATATTTTGACTAAAAGGGGAGAAATATTGGATGTTGCCCAAGCAGCAGACCTGCCAAATATCAAAGCAATGAGTAAAATAGTAACGAAACATTATATATGTCAGGCTAAAAGTTTAAATTTGTAGTCTTTAAATACAAAAAATGGAATTTACACTTGATCAGATAGCCGCCATCTTAAGTGGAACAATTGAAGGAGATAGTTCGGCAACGGTAAGCCGTTTAGACAAAATTCAGGAAGGAAAGCCAGGAGGCATTAGTTTCTTGTCCAATGAAAAGTATGAATCATTTCTATACGAAACAAAAGCCACAGCCGTTATTGTTTCAGATACATTAACCCTTCAAAAACCCGTCAAGTGTCATCTCATTCGTGTTAAAAACCCTTACATAGGATTTACCCAATTGCTGGAAGCCTACAGCCAATTGACCAAACAGAGCAAGGTCGGTGTAGAGGATCCTTCTTATATGGATGCCAGCGCCTCCATGGACGAAGGTGGCTACAGGGGAGCATTTTCTTACATTGGAAAAAATTGTAGCATAGGTAAACATGTGAAAATTCATCCACAAGCATACGTGGGAGACAATTGTGTCATTGGTGACTATACGATCATTCACCCGGGGGTAAAAGTATATTATGACACAAAAATAGGTGCCCATTGTGAAATTCATCCTGGCGCGGTTATTGGTTCAGATGGTTTCGGATTTGCGCCTCAAGAAGACGGCTCCTACAAAACCATCCCCCAGATCGGGAATGTAATCATCGAAGATCATGTGAGTATCGGTGCCAACTCCACCATTGACCGAGCGACAATGGGTTCAACTCATATCAAAAGTGGTGTGAAAATTGATAATTTAGTGCAAATTGCCCACAATGTTGTAGTGGGTGAACATACTGTAATAGCTTCTCAATCGGGAATTTCAGGTTCTGCCGAAATCGGCAAAAACTGCGTAATTGCTGGTCAAGTTGGCGTGGTAGGCCATATTAAAATTGCTGATAACACAACGGTAGGGGCTAAAACAGGCATCAGTAAAAATGTTACAAAGAAGGGGCAGACTCTTTTTGGATTTATTTCCATGGACCTAAAAGATTTCCTAAAATCTTACGCGATTTTCAGAAATCTCCCTCAACTCCAACAAAGAGTTAAGGAACTGGAAAAAAAAGACTAAATTTGCAACCTTAAATCTGTAAAAAGCAACCATGAGGGTTAAACAGCATACTATTCAAAAGCAAGTAACAGTCAGTGGTGTAGGATTACACACGGGAGTCATGTCCAATATGACATTCTTACCAGCACCTCCCAACCATGGGTACAAATTCCAGCGCATTGACCTGGAAGGCAGCCCGATAATTGATGCAGATGTAGACAATGTAGTGGATGTTTCCCGTGGTACTACGCTAGAGCAGAGTGGCGCCCGTGTATTTACCGTTGAGCACGTTTTAGCAGCCTTAGTTGGTTTAGAAATAGATAACGTACTGATCCAATTGGACGGCCCAGAACCTCCTATCATGGATGGCTCTTCCATACAGTTTATTGAAGTATTGGAAGCAGCGGGAATTCAAGAGCAAAATGCTCTTCGTAGATTTTTTGAAGTTCCTGAAAGTATCTCCTACAGAGACCCTGCACGCGAAGTGGAACTAGCAGCTCTTCCTTTGGATGATTACCGGGTGACCGTGATGGTAGATTACAATTCTCCAGTCTTAGGCAGTCAGCATGCTTCTATTACCAATATCAATCAGTTCAAAGCAGAAATTGCATCTTGTAGAACATTCTGCTTTTTACACGAGCTTGAGATGCTCTACAATCAAAACCTGATCAAAGGTGGAGATTTAAACAATGCCATTGTTGTAGTAGACCGCGTCGTAGAAGATGCAGAATTGGAACATTTAGCAAAAATGTTCAATAAAAAGAAAGTAGAAGTTCGAAAAGAGGGAATCCTTAACAACGTGGACTTGCGCTATAAAAATGAACCTGCTAGACACAAATTGCTAGATGTGGTAGGTGATTTAGCATTGGTTGGAAGGCCTTTGAAAGCGCAAATTTTGGCAGCAAGACCAGGTCATGCAGCCAATGTAGCTTTTGCAAAAAAATTAAAAAGGGCATGGGAAAAAATAGGGCCTAACCATATCCCACATTATGACCCAAAGCTTCCTCCTGTGATGGATATCAATCAGATAAGTAATATCTTACCTCACCGATATCCTTTTCAATTGTTAGACAAAATCATCTACTTAGATGAAACTACCGTAGCAGGAGTCAAAAATGTAACGATTAACGAACCCTTCTTCATGGGTCATTTTCCTGCAAATCCTGTAATGCCGGGTGTATTGCAAGTGGAAGCAATGGCACAAACAGGAGGTATATTAGTTTTAAGTACTGTAAACGACCCTGAAAATTATTGGACCTATTTCTTGGGAATTGAAAATTGCAAGTTCCGAAAAATGGTCCTACCAGGAGATACCCTTATATTTAAATGTGAACTTTTGGCCCCTATCCGCCGTGGCATCGCTAAGATGAAAGGAGAGGCTTATGTGGGCAATACCCTTGTTTGTGAAGCTACCATGACAGCCAGTATTGTAAGAAAAGAATCATGATCAGCAATCTTTCCCATATTGATCCACTAGCCAGCATCGGAGACGGAGTTCATATAGATCCCTTCACGATGATCCATGAAGACGTAATTATCGGTGAAGGTACTTGGATAGGATCCAATGTTACAATTTATCCCGGTGCTAGGATTGGTAAAAACTGTAAGATATTTCCGGGCGCGGTAATTTCAGCAATTCCACAAGACCTTAAATTTCAGGGAGAATCCACTACCGTAGAGATTGGAGATCATACCACCATACGTGAATGTGTCACCATCAGTCGCGGGACGATCGAAAAAAGAACAACAAAAGTAGGCAGCAACTGCCTATTGATGGCCTATGTACATATTGCCCACGACTGTATCGTGGGAAATAATGTTATCATTGCCAATTCAGTTCAAGTAGCAGGACATGTAACGATTGACGATTGGGCTATCGTAGGTGGTAGCAGTGCCATTCATCAGTTTGTTAAAGTCGGCATGCATAGCATGATTTCAGGTGGATCACTCGTGAGAAAAGATGTGCCTCCATTTACGAAAGCAGCAAGAGAACCACTCAGCTATGCCGGTGTAAACAGTTTAGGTTTACGAAGAAGAGGTTTTTCTTCCGAAAGTATTAGCCATATCCAAGAAGTCTATCGCTATTTGTTTTTAAATAGTCTCAACAATAGCCGAGCCCTCGAAGAGATTGAAATCAATTTACCAGCCACCAAAGAAAGGGATGAAATTATAAACTTTATTCGTTCTTCGGAAAGAGGCGTCATGAAAGGCTACATCAGCTAAGATGATTTCTATTCAGCTCGTCAATAGCTCCAAACGATTCCAGTTTGAATGGATCTTTAAAGATATTTCGCTGAATTTAGATGAAGCATCCGCATGGGCCATTACCGGCTCCAACGGATCAGGTAAATCCACTTTGCTCAAATGTATTTCAGGGCAACTGCCTTTGACAGATGGAAGTATTGAATATAGCCTGAATGAAAAAAAAATCCATGATACGGAAATTTATCAACATTTAGTTATCAGTGCACCTTATCTGGAACTACCCGAAGAATTCACGCTCAAAGAAGTTTTGAAATTTCATTTTAAATTCAAAAAAGCATATCAGAGTCTATCTATTGAGAAAATGATGGACATAATGTATCTCAGTGAACACAAAAATAAGGCTATCTCTCAATTTTCATCAGGAATGAAGCAACGCTTAAAATTGGGGCTTTGCTTTTTCTCAGATGTTCCCTTGATTCTTTTAGATGAACCAACTTCCAATTTGGATAAAAGAGGTTCCGATTGGTATTTGGATTTAGTAGAAGATTTTGGTGCAGGACGTAAAATCCTGGTTTGCTCCAACGAGCCAAAAGAGTATGGCTATTGTGAAAAAAAAATAGAAATAGAGCAGTATAAGATCCGCCCAAAACTTTGAAAATTCAAGTAAATCCTTTAGATTTCAACAATTATAGAGACGATAATCATGAAAAAAATCTTTTTTGCCTTCGCACTTCCTTTCTTAGCAGTGCTTTTATTGGGTGCATGTAGAGGTTCTGGTGAAACTCCTGAGCCACCCAAAACCCCCGAAGAGTTAGCAATCTTGGACTTGACTGGAGGCTCATCTCAAGTTTGGATAATTGCAGGTGGGGGTTCGGTTACCAGAGATGGACGTACAGAAACCAATTTGTATGCTAATTTGGAGCTCAATTTAGCAAGCTCTTCCAGCAGTAAAACCTATCAAACGAGTAATAGTAATAATCTTTTTGACTCCAATGGTACTTGGACTTTTGAAGGCGGTAATTTTGACCGAATCAGATTATCCGGAACAAGACCTGCAGCTGGCAGAGATATGACTTATACTAGGACAGGCAATAACCTCATCCTCAGGTTCACGATCCCCATGCCAACCGGCCGATCTAATGAACGCGTGGATGCTATTGCTGGGAGCTATATTTTTACGTTTGTCAGGAGACAATAAAGGGAAATACAGAGCTAATCCCTGTGTATATTGACCAATAAAAATGCTTTAAAAACACGGGATTATTCATTCTCATTCATACTATCCGAAGGAGAAGGGAAGGTTATAAAAGCCGTTTCCCTTCTAACTTTATAATAGGCAGTTGACAAGTGGAAGAATATACTCATTCTCTTACTTGATTGGCAATAGGTACATTGTAACTTATAGCTTTTCCTGCAATGATGCTATACTCCCTCGTTTCAGTACTTCATTGTTTATCACAACCACAGGAGCGGATTTGCAAAAATCCATACATTTGGTTTTGATGATTTTAAACTTTCCTTTATAATCCTCCGATCGGACTAGATCTTTGATATCTTTTTGGAGTTTTTTACACCCACCCTTTTTACAATCCGAACCATTGCAAACAAAAATAAACCTTCTGTAGGTTGCCATAAAATTTGAGCGTTTAAACTTTCAATGTGACCAATGTGACACCTGAGCCTCCTCTGTCGGCATGTTCATCTTCCATCCTACCCACATACGGCATTGTGCGAAGTAAGTTTCGAGTGATTTCGCGTAAAATCCCATCTCCTTTCCCATGAACAATACGTAAATCCTTCACGCCTAGCATATATCCATCATCCATGAAACTCTGAACTAACGATAAAACTTCTTCACCTCTTTTTCCTCTCAAATCCAAATTCGGGGAAAAATCCAGCATTTTAGCATTCGTATCGAAGCCTGTTCTGCGGGCGAAAGATTTTTTCTCTTTCTTCATTTCCGTATTGGAAATTTTCTCCAATCGATTCAATTTAACCGTAGATTTCAATTCCCCGATTAAGATATCAGCCTCTTTTTTCTTTAGCCCTAATACTTCGGCAATGGCTCCATTATCTTTCACCCGTACATAATCACCAACTTCAATTTCTCCTCCAATAACCTTTACTTGCTTTTCTACAGCTACAGGGACTTCTACCGGCTTGACTTCTTGCTTCAATACTTCCAGTTCTTGCCGGACAGCTTTCACTGCCTGTTTTTCAGCATTAGTTTCCTTAATGGTACGGATGGACTGCTCAATTTTTTGATTGACTTGATCTAATAAAGCTTTGGCTTCTGTTTTAGCTTGCTGAATGTACTGCTTTTTGTTAGTATCAATCGTTTCTTTCAGCTGATTGTATTCTTTCATCCGCTGTTCCAAGATTCGCTCGCGCTTTTGGTTTTCATGGACCAACTGCTCCAACTTAGTTTTTTCATTCTCAATCTTGGTCAGCATACGGTCATATTTGACACGTGTTTCCCCAATATGCTCTTTAGCATAGGCTAGAATTTCATTGGAAATACCAATTTTGGAAGCAATCTCCAAGGCGAAGGAACTTCCAGGTTTACCTATCTCCAATTGATACAGAGGTTCCAACTTATCTACGTCATAACGCATGGCACCATTGACTAGGCCTTGATTTTTTGCTGCCACTTCTTTTAGATTACCATAGTGGGTTGTAATCACTCCATAGGCCCCAGATTTATTCAACGATAACAAAATGCCTTCGGCGATAGCCCCCCCAAAAACAGGTTCGGTTCCAGTACCAAATTCATCGATAAAGACAATGGTCTTTTTGTTGGCCATTTGAGTAAAGTACTTCATACTCATCAAGTGTGAACTGTAGGTACTCAGGTCATTTTCAATATTTTGTTCATCCCCTATATCGATGAAAAAATTATCAAACATACACATCGTAGATTGCTCGTCCATAGGGACCAAAAGGCCGCACTGCAACATGTATTGCACCATGGCAACAGTCTTCAAGGTGACAGACTTACCTCCAGCATTGGGTCCTGAAATAACTAGAAGGCGTCTATTGTGATCCAACTCCAATCGTAAGGGCACTATTTTCTTCCCTTGCTCCTTCAAAGCAAATTCTAGTAAAGGATGGCGTGCATTGAACCAATTGAGTATTTTGGCTTTATCTAAAGTAGGCTTATGAGAACCTGTCTTAAGTGCAAACTTGGCCTTGGCACGAATGAAATCAATCAAGCCCAAAAAGGTCAAGCCTTTGCGTAGATCTGGGATCAAAGGACGGAGCTGATCGGTAAGTTTGGTTAAAATCTTTTGGATTTCCCGACGCTCCATGTATTCCAGATCTTTGAGCTCATTGTTGATATCCAGCACTTCGGCAGGCTCTAAGTAGACTGTCTGACCAGTTGCGGATTCATCATGAATAAAACCACTGATTTTTCTTTTATACTCAGCCAAAACAGGGATCACCATTCTCCCTCCACGAATCGTAATCGAAGCATCCTCGGGCGTCAAACCTTTAGCTCTTGCATCCCGATAGATGCGTTCCAAAACCTTGCGCAGCCTGCTTTCTTCATACAAAATCTGAGAGCGAATCATAGAAAGCTCTTTGGAGGCATTACTACGCATCTTGCCTTTTTCGTCGATCACCCGCTCGATCGCTTTCAAAAGGTCAGCGTTCATATGGACGAGTCCCAACAATTCGAATAATTGAGGATATTGCTCAGACCTTTCCAAGATAAAAGAAACACAAGAAAACAATGTCTGTAAGGAAAGCTTCAATTCATGGAATTCCTCTTCATAGAGAAAAGTACCTTCAATTTTGGCTTTATCCAAAAATGGATGAATATTGGTAAAATTTGAGGCTGGAAAAAAATCACCAGATTCTAATATTTGCTTGAATTCAGCCGTCTGTTCCAATAAGCGAGTAAGCAATTTAGTATCTTTAGTAAAAGACATTTTATCGACAAACTCTGTTCCGAGAGGGCCAGCACATTCTTCTTTGAGTAAATCACGAATTTTTGTGAAATTAATTTTCTCCTCCAGATTTTTGGGGTAAATCATCATGGGTTATTGATTGCCTACTTTTTCTTTGATGCTTAACGAGTCTATGATACGGGCATAGATTCGGTCCATTTGTTTGGCATCCCGTATGTAATATTCCAAACTGACCTTAAAAACAGAATCCTGCACTTGATGTTTAGCGAATACCTCTTTTTCTAACAAAGGATACAGCATACGGGAAGAATCGTAGTGGATAGGAAAGGTCGTCACGTAGCCTTCTGCCATATGAATATCCAGCAAGACATTGATCAATTGGTCTTCTGAAAGGATACCAGCAGGAGCACTGTTTTTACTACAACTGATTAAACACAGGAATACAAGGAAAGTAGCTATATATTTCACAATGCAAAATTAATGGAATTCGTGGCTTGAAGGAAGTTTTAGGCGGATATCTTGAAATTGTATAGGATCAAGCTGTCAGTATTTTTGTCAAAAAAGCAGTTGGATAACAAAGGGAACAGTTTTTGCCCTATATTTGCCAACCCATAACATGGGGCTGACCGGTTTTGACAGTAGGTGTAAGGACTGGGCTCGCATGCAGGCTGGAGTATGTACGGCCTTAAATCATTCATACGAACACAATTGGCGAAACTCGTTACGCCATGGCTGCCTAATCTAACCCTCCGGGGATAGATACTGCTTAAAGGGTTGAGTTACGAGAGTAATTCCCCAGCCACATCCCGCCTTCCGTTGTTTTGTCCGGGGGGATTTGGGGTGTCGATCAGACAGAGCTGCTTTCCGTGAGGCTACTAAACGGGACTAAGACTAGTGGCTAAGCTGTTGTCCGGTGTGTTACCCAGCAAACAACAGTCGAAAAACCAACAGGTAACTAAGCATGTAGACGGTACGGTGTTTCCCTATCTGGACGAGGGTTCGAATCCCTCCAGCTCCACAATTAAAAATCCCACTCTTCCCTCAAACTCTACGAGTTTTTTATTGGAGAGTGGTTTTTTTT encodes:
- a CDS encoding endonuclease MutS2, with translation MIYPKNLEEKINFTKIRDLLKEECAGPLGTEFVDKMSFTKDTKLLTRLLEQTAEFKQILESGDFFPASNFTNIHPFLDKAKIEGTFLYEEEFHELKLSLQTLFSCVSFILERSEQYPQLFELLGLVHMNADLLKAIERVIDEKGKMRSNASKELSMIRSQILYEESRLRKVLERIYRDARAKGLTPEDASITIRGGRMVIPVLAEYKRKISGFIHDESATGQTVYLEPAEVLDINNELKDLEYMERREIQKILTKLTDQLRPLIPDLRKGLTFLGLIDFIRAKAKFALKTGSHKPTLDKAKILNWFNARHPLLEFALKEQGKKIVPLRLELDHNRRLLVISGPNAGGKSVTLKTVAMVQYMLQCGLLVPMDEQSTMCMFDNFFIDIGDEQNIENDLSTYSSHLMSMKYFTQMANKKTIVFIDEFGTGTEPVFGGAIAEGILLSLNKSGAYGVITTHYGNLKEVAAKNQGLVNGAMRYDVDKLEPLYQLEIGKPGSSFALEIASKIGISNEILAYAKEHIGETRVKYDRMLTKIENEKTKLEQLVHENQKRERILEQRMKEYNQLKETIDTNKKQYIQQAKTEAKALLDQVNQKIEQSIRTIKETNAEKQAVKAVRQELEVLKQEVKPVEVPVAVEKQVKVIGGEIEVGDYVRVKDNGAIAEVLGLKKKEADILIGELKSTVKLNRLEKISNTEMKKEKKSFARRTGFDTNAKMLDFSPNLDLRGKRGEEVLSLVQSFMDDGYMLGVKDLRIVHGKGDGILREITRNLLRTMPYVGRMEDEHADRGGSGVTLVTLKV
- a CDS encoding DUF4296 domain-containing protein — encoded protein: MKYIATFLVFLCLISCSKNSAPAGILSEDQLINVLLDIHMAEGYVTTFPIHYDSSRMLYPLLEKEVFAKHQVQDSVFKVSLEYYIRDAKQMDRIYARIIDSLSIKEKVGNQ